ataaaagataaataaactTACATCTACTGATGGAGCAATTCCTTTCTCTTCAAGTTTGGCTTTTGCATTTCGAATTAAACTCAGTCTTTCGTGTAAATGTGTGGGCAATCTCAGGGTTCTTGAGTTCTCAACTAAAGTTCTTGAAACACCCTGgaaataaatgattaaaaaagtATGTCCTACCCCATTAAGTTTTAAAAGATCTCAATATAATACTGTATTTTTCAGAAAGACGCTCAACAATCATAGTTAACACAACAGAGCATAAGTTATGCTTTTGAGAAAACAAAACAAGTCAAATTATTCAACCAATATCAAATCATTTATGAAGCATTACAAAAATGGAGTGAAAAGAACATAAATTTGATGTCCTTCGTACGTCCACTAGCAAAATTGCTAATGCAGAGTAGAGCATTGAAAAAAAACTAGAATCTTCGGTAATCTTGAAGATAATAGCtgaatattaaaaaaagaaacCATTTtcggataaaaataaataaatacattttagacttaattacataattctaaatattaATTTGGGTAGTTGAGAACAGAGGGAAAAAAAGGAACTTCTAAGTATAGATATAACCTGTCGAATCCACCAATAAACATAAGTTGAGATCTTAAATCCCTTAGAAGAATCAAATTTTTCAATACCCCGGAGAAGTCCAATCAGACCACCctgcaaaaaataaaacaaacctTAATCTGCATCACTCAATAAACACAAACATGAGGGCACAAACTTTAAATTGTCaccacatgaatttttttttaaaaaaaacacctgAATAAGGTCAGCCATTTCAGCTCCCATATTATCATATCTTTGAGCAATAGACATGACAAGGCGGATATTGCTCATTGCTAGCTTCTCTCTTGCCAATGAACTCTCAATCAATTTCGACTGTAAATGAGCACGACTAATCTTTAATGAACTTGCTAGCTGCTCAGCTGAAGGCTCACATCCCAATCTTGCTGTCAATCTGGAAATATTAAGATCATAAACATATTGGTAAGACCATAAATGGAAAGTGAAAACTTCAATTCCAACTACCAAATGTGTAGTAACTGGAAAGAAGTTCGTTCTTGAGACATAAACATTCGTAGTTTGAGGACTAGTTTGAACTGTGAAGCAACCCCAAATGTATGAGTTACTCATGTGCCCGCATAAACAGCTATAAAAGACAGTAAACGAATTGTTGTCTCCCAACAATACCCTCCTAAATATTGATCAATTTTCAACTTATTGGAATCGGACATGTCACATTGCTTTTAAGTTTTAACATTAACTATGATATCAAGATTCTGCCGTTATGTTAAAAGATAGAGACAGTGACAGTCATGCAAAGTGAATGTGTTAAGCCGTACAACAGCTCGTGCCACACATGTTGATCGTTATTCCACATAGGAAGTCACGAGTGATGACAAGTGCAATTGTTGCTGTGAACATTTATGAGTGAAAACTGAAGTACTGGGACGATGAAACAAGATAAGATAGCTGAGTAAGCGAGATCGAGTACCTGCACTTATGCTCTTCTAGAAAAAGACccactttgattttttttgaaagTAGAACAACTTCCTGATGGGTGAGCAATTCATCATTCAAAACACTACCCTTTCCATATCCTTTCAAGCGATTCTTAAGCAGATCTGGACTGATAGTGGAACTAAACTTTTTTCTATTAGTATGACATTTCTGGCCTAAAGCTTTGCTCCTAGAGTCTATTCTGCGGCGTCTGGCAGATGTCCCAGAACAAATGAACTGCATTTTCTTGCAGTGGGGTTGTTTGATTTCTTTCGGTAGAGCAGTTTTCGTGGTTGTCGTCCCAGCTGTAAGATTCCACTGCTTTTCAAGCATAGACTTTTGCAACAAGAGAATGGCGTCCACTAAATACTCACGAGGATCATCGGAGGTTTCCTCGTAAAATAGGCTTGGTTCTATGGTAGAAGGATCTGAGGCAGTCTCCAAATGCTCCTTAAGTGCTCGGATAGAAGGCTGAGAGGGTGGTCGTCCACTGGAAATGAAAATG
The DNA window shown above is from Primulina huaijiensis isolate GDHJ02 chromosome 12, ASM1229523v2, whole genome shotgun sequence and carries:
- the LOC140990188 gene encoding RNA polymerase sigma factor sigA, whose translation is MATAAVVGLSTGKRLLSTCSYYHSDLPDKLTFIGSDQIGSNKNPINTKKSPIFISSGRPPSQPSIRALKEHLETASDPSTIEPSLFYEETSDDPREYLVDAILLLQKSMLEKQWNLTAGTTTTKTALPKEIKQPHCKKMQFICSGTSARRRRIDSRSKALGQKCHTNRKKFSSTISPDLLKNRLKGYGKGSVLNDELLTHQEVVLLSKKIKVGLFLEEHKCRLTARLGCEPSAEQLASSLKISRAHLQSKLIESSLAREKLAMSNIRLVMSIAQRYDNMGAEMADLIQGGLIGLLRGIEKFDSSKGFKISTYVYWWIRQGVSRTLVENSRTLRLPTHLHERLSLIRNAKAKLEEKGIAPSVDRIAETLQMSQKKVRNATEANSKVLSLDREAFPSLSGLPGETLHSFIADNNVENNPWFGVEEWALKDEVYKLISSTLGERERDIIRLYYGLDRECLTWEDISKRIGLSRERVRQVGLVAIEKLKHAARTRRLDAMLIKH